CAACTTATTTGGCGGGGTTTTATATGTCTTACTTTTGAACATGGTTTTGTCATTTGAATTCAGTTTATGTATATAGACTGTACATTCACAATATTGTTGAAATGGTAGCTTTGAAATTAATTTTGGTCTTCTATTATGCATGTGCATATGTAAATTTTGGATGCTTAGTTGCTTACAAGTCACATTTTATATATCTACCACTGTATGGTATAATCAACATTTTTTGAAACATGCTGTCCCCTGTTTTTGGTTCATTTTCTCTATGGGCTTCTATTTAATTTATATTGTTATTAAGGAAGTTGTACAAATCCCTCCCTGACAACTAGGATTTGTTCATTTTAAAATTTAGCACTGTGATGTTTCAATTTGCTGTCCCATGAGCACACATATGCAATATGGATGCCTAACATTTTAAAAAGGATTTTTGTCACAACTATTTTGTGTAAAATAATGGAGCTTCTGGCTAAGTAAGTGGATGGGTGGCACTACCGAAGGATGATTTCTCAGCTATTGTAAGATTAGTCGAATATACTATTTGTGGTAGACAATCAAACTGTCTTCAATTGTTTCCGGATATGTTTTCTGAAGTAGCTGGAGAACATGCTGAATTTCTTTTCAATGGTTAGCACAAAGGCATATCTTACTTTGGCAGTTAGACATATCATATATTTATAGTTTATCTGAAATTTCCTGCCTATATTTTGTTTTCTTATTTATAAGTTTCTTTAAGTTAGAGAATTGTGATTTTTTTTGTCTTTTTGAATGTTCATGTCTTTCCTATATGCATTTTGGTTGGCCTTTTGTGCATTATTCTAACTCTGTTAGAAAATGTGATGCCTTTGCTTGCCACTTTTTTCATTTTGATTCATATCCTGGAGGCATCTAACTTGATTTACAATTACTACGCATAGGTAATGCTTGATACTCTGGGTCCAGAAATTCAGGTTCACAATTCCACAGGTGGGCCAATTGAGTTGAAAGCTGGGAACCATGTTATCATAACTCCAGATATTTCTAAAGCTCTATCTGCTGAGATCTTACCAATTAAATTTGGTGATCTTGCAAAAGTAAGTGAATAATGTGGATTAATTAGAAATGTTTGTTTCTTTTGCTCCCCACAATCCACAttgggttttcctgctcacctGGTCTAATTTGAGTATATCATTCATGTGCGATAAGAAACATCTCAACTTTTCTGCTGTGCCAATAAAAATACCTCGTATTTAATATTTCGATTTGACTTGTAATACTTAAACTCTTAGGACATTGAATATTCTACTAAATTGCCCTTCCTGTAAATTCAGGATGTGAAGAAGGGTGATACTCTTTTTATGGGTCAATATCTCTTCACTGGAAGTGAAACGACATCTGTGTGGTTAGAGGTGTGTGCAGTTTTAATTTTTTGTCAAGTAAATGCTATTTTGCAGTTCCTAAATTCCTCATATGACACAATTTGTAGGTTGTGGACACTTCTGGTGAAAATGTGAATTGTCTTGTGAAGAACGCAGCTACACTTGCTGGCCCCATTTTCACTTTGCATGCTTCACAAGTCCACATCAGTTTGCCAACATTGAGTGAATATGATAAACAAGTAATGTGGACCACCTCTCAACTTCTTTACACCATCACTAAGTTCTATAGTGCAATATTCCTGTTTTGCTTTACATTTTTTTTTGCACAAAAAGATTAGGCTAGAAAACTTTTTTGTACAAAAGAAATGATAGTTCTTTTTCATGTCCTTTCTTATTTttatttccttttgttttgcttttgaccaaaaactcaacCACAGAAATTATATGGTTTTCATGAAAGAAACTGAATGTGTTTTCTGGTTGGGCTTTACAAGTCGATATACTGCAAATATAGAAGAATGTGTACTTCTATCATGCTGCATGTATAAACAGATGTCCCATATGTGAGCATTATGTATTTATACGCAGACATCTGTCTTCGATCTGTATGTGAATGCAATTTAGATCATACATCAAATCACATTCCTCAAAGTTAAACACTCAATTCTCTAAAGATTACTTTGTTTACTAAGGCACGTATATTTTTATAATACTAGTGCTCTTATATGTTTTGAAGATTGTCCTGAGTACAGTTTTCTTGCAATAGGTCATTTCAACTTGGGGTTCCCGTAACAACGTTGATATTATTTCTCTTTCCCATACACGCTCTGCTGAGGATGTTAGGGAGGTGAGTTTTGTTTCCTAATGCTTTCAATCTTGTGCTTGACTTAAACATTCAGTTGATTGGTCACCTACTTGTTcattttgcgtttacggttcCTTCAAGTAGATCATTTATCTGAGGCATTCATGTGACGTCGATTCCACTAGCAAAAATCAAATTCTAAGAGCAGTTGTGCAAATTATCAGCCAATTGAAACTATACATTTAGTCAAGGCACATCCACCGTGCACACATGTACTTTCATCTCTGAAGATAATCAACAACATTGATGCTTATTCAGTTAATTGAAGTACATGGGGTAAATAGTGTCTAAGATAATGTAACACAGACACTTGTAGATAAAAATATATAACATGTTGATCACTTTGTTTGATATTTGCATATGGATATGGTGTTAGTTTGTAACTTCTTCTCCCTCGATCTGAGAGCACACATTATTCACTTCTTTGTACCATAATAAGCTATTCATGCTTTTTGGCATACAGTATCTGAGTTATTGAAGTAACATATGATAATTGTAGAGGCTCTGCTGATCTTCAGATATTTGTGATGTGCAGCTTAAATCCTTTTTACAATCACATGATCTTCCTGAGACACAAATATATGCGAAGATTGAAAAttctgaggtaatcatcatgcTTTTGCAAAGATCCTGTTGTCAGTTTGTTTCATTTCTATGCTGTAATTATTGCAGCATTTCATTCTAGGGTTTGGATCATTTTGATGAAATTCTCAAAGAGGCTGATGGCATTATTATTTCTCGAGGAGACCTGGGAATTGACCTTCCACCAGAAAATGTATGTTCTAATTGTCTATGAAATAGAGATTTACACTGTCTATCACTAGCATGTTATCAGATATTTCAATATTAGTGTCAATCAATTATTCCTTGCAATGGTAAGTCTTAAGTAGCATAGCAATATAAATACATGACAATGTCCAACGTTATGGTGCAAAAGTCTTACATTTATATGCTTATCATTTTACAGTTCAAGTTACTTATTTGGTTGTTATTATAGGCTGAAGAAAGACCAAGAAATACTGCTGCAACATTTGCTTTCCTGCTCAAAATTTACATAAATGCTGTGATTGCATATAGTTGTTGACACGTGTACTCTTGACGCATCAGGTTTTCATGTTCCAGAAGACAGCTATTCATAAATGCAATCTAGAGGGTAAACCTGTGATCGTCACTAGAGTTGTGGACAGCATGATTGACAACCTACGCCCTACACGTGCAGAGGCCACTGATGTTGCAAATGCTGTGCTAGATGGTTAGTTGACATTTACTACATTTTGGCCACTTAATGAATGTCTTGCTTAGTTTTCGCGCTGTTCAAATTCCAGGAACTGATGGTATTTTGCTCGGTGCTGAGACACTTCGAGGGCTCTATCCTGTTGATGCAGTGAGTACTGTGGGCAGAATATGTGCAGAAGTATGTCCCTACCTATTTATAAGAATAAACTTTAGTGAACCATCCAAAATATTTGACTAATCAGTTATAAGTCTTCTAGGCTGAGACTGTGTATAACCAACCACTTCAATTCAAGAAAGTAATGTGGCATGTTGGTGACCCGATGCCCCATGAGGAATCTGTGGCATCAGCAGCGGTAAATACTATCATTCATTGGGTCAAATAGAGGTTTTCTAATCTAGAATATTACTGATCAACCATTGTTTGCTTTTCTTAGGTTGGTTCTGCGATTAAAGTAAAAGCTGCTGCAATCGTTGTGTTCACATTCTCAGGGAGAGCTGCTAGGTGCCCTATATTTACTCTGAGATCAGCACCTTACTAGACAAGTTCATGTCATATGAAGCAATCGAATAATTTCATGCTTATCATTGTGCAGGTTAGTTTCTAAGTACAGGCCGACAATGCCAGTTTTAGCAGTTATCTTCCCGCGTGAAGGGTCTGATCCATCAAAGTGGCGTTCTTATGGCACCACTCAGGTGACTAACTTGCACCTCTTCGATTTTATTGAGTTTGGTACTTGCATAGTATTTTCTTCACCATGAAGCAGGATCTACAAACTTTTGTTTGACCATTTTTGAATCACTTTCAGGCAAGGCAATGCTTTGCAGTGAGGGGCGTGTACCCTTTGATGGGGAGTACTGATGAGGTATGTATGAAGTAGTTATTGTTAACGTTAGAGCTAGTGTAAAGAAAACATAGAACTTACCAGGTCAGTTTAAACTCTTTATCAGGCCGAAACTGGTGGGCTCACAAAGGAAGAGTATGGGATAAAACTGGCACTGAACTATGGTCGGTCAGTCGGCATAGTGAAGCCTTTCGACAGGGTGATAATCTTTGAAAAGATTGGTGATTCTTCTGTTGTCAAGATCATAGAGTGTGAAGGTTAAACATTAGATACCCACAACCCATACTATTGGTTCATGTGATGCATGGGAGATTACCTCCAGTTTTTCTCACTTATTTGACCAAAGATAACTAGAGAGTACAGCATGTGCACCAGTTGTCTTTTTAGGTGATTTTGCCTCTCTTCAGATTTCAAATATTTCGAAGTTTTGATCCAATAAACCAAGATTGTCTCAGAGACCTATACTGGAATTATGGTTTGATGAGCAAACGCATATAGGATTGTTGACAAAATACCATGAATTATTTGTTGCTATCTTGTTCTATTTGACATTACATCATAACACTGTATATAACATCTATAAAGACAGGCTTGAGGTATTATCAGTTAATTTACCTAGGAATACTGTTCTGTATATGGTACACTCCTTCAACCTTGCTGCTGTTGATACGCTGCCATCAGTACTGCTCCTTGAAGAACAGAGCGTAGATGATGCAGATTAcggagatgatgatgatgacaaaaTCGATGGTGAGCGCGGTCATGGCCTGGTCGCTGAGCTTCATGTTCCTGCCGCCGAGGCGGTCTACCATGTCCGGCACGGACTCGTAGTTCTGGATGTCCTGCTCGTAGGGGTCCTCGAGCCTGGACCTGAGCTGCTGCAGCCGCCGGCTCTCGGCCTCCTGCGCCAGCGTCCAGTCGTAGAACCGCCGGGACTCCTCCTTGCTCAGCACGTTGTACACCTCCCGGAGGCGGATGAACTTCTCCGATGCCACCTTGAGCGGCAGCGTCGTCGTGTCTGGGTGGTACTCCTTGGACAGCCGCCGGTACGCCGCCTTGATCTCCTCGATGTCCGCCTCCGGCGCTATCCCCAGGAACCTTTGATAATTTACATCAAGTCATGTTAGATGCTCGGCTCATAGTCACTGATTTTGCAGTTTACACATGAATTAATTCGCCATCAGGAGAAAATATGAGCTGAATAACACTACTTTTGGTGCTTAATTTCAGGGAAGAAGCAACTGACGGCAACGAGATTGACTAAATCTGGAAATTTGAACTACGATTCAGAGAGTTTCAGCTTGGATGGAAGGAGCCTGGACAGGAAATATGGACT
Above is a genomic segment from Panicum hallii strain FIL2 chromosome 8, PHallii_v3.1, whole genome shotgun sequence containing:
- the LOC112902419 gene encoding pyruvate kinase 1, cytosolic-like is translated as MQGASHMLLEEPLRLASVLAPAKPKVFPSLTKIVGTLGPKSHSVQVIQECLTAGMSVARFDFSWMEAEYHQETLNNLRKAAQNVKKLCPVMLDTLGPEIQVHNSTGGPIELKAGNHVIITPDISKALSAEILPIKFGDLAKDVKKGDTLFMGQYLFTGSETTSVWLEVVDTSGENVNCLVKNAATLAGPIFTLHASQVHISLPTLSEYDKQVISTWGSRNNVDIISLSHTRSAEDVRELKSFLQSHDLPETQIYAKIENSEGLDHFDEILKEADGIIISRGDLGIDLPPENVFMFQKTAIHKCNLEGKPVIVTRVVDSMIDNLRPTRAEATDVANAVLDGTDGILLGAETLRGLYPVDAVSTVGRICAEAETVYNQPLQFKKVMWHVGDPMPHEESVASAAVGSAIKVKAAAIVVFTFSGRAARLVSKYRPTMPVLAVIFPREGSDPSKWRSYGTTQARQCFAVRGVYPLMGSTDEAETGGLTKEEYGIKLALNYGRSVGIVKPFDRVIIFEKIGDSSVVKIIECEG
- the LOC112902420 gene encoding NAD(P)H-quinone oxidoreductase subunit T, chloroplastic: MAAATASRPLTPLLHRHHPRSWRRASAVVVAAASTPEAEPTAAGSGQEKKKTVDTRIHWSDPDEGWIGGKAKKDGAGGVGGRSKNEPLGGRFADLINAASESHYQFLGIAPEADIEEIKAAYRRLSKEYHPDTTTLPLKVASEKFIRLREVYNVLSKEESRRFYDWTLAQEAESRRLQQLRSRLEDPYEQDIQNYESVPDMVDRLGGRNMKLSDQAMTALTIDFVIIIISVICIIYALFFKEQY